The genomic stretch CTACCCTCCTCAGCACACAGATCCAGGTCGTATCTGCCACCAACCAATCACTCGCTCGCACATCCTGTGGCACAGAGGGGTTTCGGAATGCCAAGAAGGCCACCGGTGTCGCCGCGCAGACGGCAGCCATAGCTGCAGCGGCAGTGAGTAGCCCcgtcctgctggctgcccagcactggGGGCCTCATGGGGCCCTATGTCTAGGTTTCTTCATCCCTCAGCGAGAAACCTGCTGGTTCATCCAGGCCAGAGTTGGAGTCATGGTCAGGGGGCTGTGGGGATGTAAGTGGGGGAGCACTTTTCTAGAAGTTGTGCCGCTCCTGGCCTGGAGTCTTCAGAGACCCTTGATGGTGAGGGGCTAGTTCAGGGACCAAAGCCCTGCCTGGCCACTTGCTACAGTCCTCACAGACACTCCCAACAGAGGCCACTGGTTTTCTGGGGTAAACCTTGGTCTTCACACACAGTGCTTTGTGCATGCTGTGACCCCCAACAACCATCAGATGTGACAATATATACAGGGACCATGGTGGTCTTCACACACAGTGCTTTGTGCATGCTGTGACCCCAACAACCATCAGATGTGACAATACGCACAGGGACTGTGGCTCCACCCCTGAAGACTGTGACTATGACAGTGCACACAGGAACTGTAACAGTGTCACTGCCACATGTGGCTTCTGTGTAGTCCCCAGTCTAACTAGTTGCCTCCCGAATCACAGGAATGTCACTGAGCACTCGGGCACTCTCCAGGTGGGTGTCAAGGCTCAGCTTGTCTTGTCACCTGGCTGAGAAGTCAGGAGGTGACTGAGCTGAGCCGTGGCAGGCAGATGGTGGCCCCGCCATGTCCTGCTGCCATGTCCTGTGTCATGTCCTGCCATGTCCTGTGTCAGTGACCCCTGGACACTTCTTTTCAGAAAGCCTCAGGGAAGGGGGTGACACACGTCCGCGTGGTGGTGAAGGGCCTGGGGCCAGGGCGCCTGGTGAGTGACGGAGGCTATCGGGAGGCTATTCTTCAGCTAGTGATGGGAAAGGGGGTTTCAGCCTGGGCCAtctggaagcagcagagtgggATTACAGAGTTGGGGCTCCCAGCTTCCCTGCCGAGGAGACATGGTATCCTTGCtgaccctcatctctgctttgCTCTGTTCCATGCAGTCTGCCATCAAGGGGCTGACCATGGGGGGCCTGGAAGTGATCTCCATCACAGATAACACCCCTATCCCGCACAACGGCTGCCGCCCCAAGAAGGCCAGGAGGCTGTGAGGGAGGCCAACTCCAGGGAGCAGTCAGTGAGTGGCTGCAGTCTAGATGGGCATGTTGGGCAATGTGGCCTGGCCTCAGCCCTCCCCTCAGAATAAAGCACTGTGTGGCCACCACCATGTGATATTGTATGGGTGCTGACATGGGATGGCATAGCTGTAGGCTGGGCAGTCATGGATGTAAGGACAGCAGGGGAGGGAAGGGCTGCCGTCCACGCTGCagctcccccccccgccccgtggTGGCTTGCCAGGTGGAGACCCAGGCTCTGCTGGTAGCGGGCTTCGAGAAAGGTCTTTATCTGGCACCTTGCTCCTCTAatgctgggaactccatcccatTCTCCCGTGTGagagtgctgcctcccaggcaggaaGGGCAGGAAGAGGTACGTGGGGAGCAGGGCAAAACCTCGCATGTGTGTCAGAGCTGCTTCTGCCCAGTAgggaggatgggagtggggtgcTCACTCCAGGACAGAGCCTGGGCCCTACCCTGTGTGATATCCCTCTCACCCCATGGAAGGCCCAGGTACATCAGATCCCATAGTCGCCATTGCAAACAGCAGCTCCAGCCAGACATGCTTGTCACCATCACCCCTTACAGCTTGGACCTCTCCCCTCATGGCTGCCTGCCCCAGCACCCCTGGCCATGCCTAGGGCTCAAGGCTGGCTGTGGCAGATACCCTGCACGTGCTCAGGGtctgcagctctgcctgtctGAGCTGCCCAAGTACCAGCCACACCTTGGCTCTGCAATCAGGGCAGGCAggaccttccccctccccaaaagcTAGGGGGAAGGGGAGGCCCAGCACCTATACACTGTTTACCCATGCGCAGGTCATCATGCCCCTCCAGGGTCTTAGTGAGCCCACTCACCCCGCCCAACCCCTCCTGGCTGGCACTCGCCACCTACCTGTCCTGGGATCCACTACTCTGGCCTGGTCCTGCACATGCTTTCAGTCCCTCGGGGAACTCCCAGGAATTAACCCCACCCCCTGGAGGCATTCAAGTAAGAAAATAGGACTGCTTTATTGTTCTTGGTGTGAAGACCTGTAGCAGCAAGTGCCACTGGATCTGGACCTCCCACAGGGAAGAGGCAAGCGGCTCTAACCCAGGGGCCCGGCCCCAGTGCCTAGGTGCAGCAGTGCCGCAGGTGGAAGTTGACGACGTACTCTGCATTCGTCCTCTGCACGGAAATGGCAAAGGGCTCAAAGGGATGGAAGGTGAAGGCCACCAGGCGGCGCACTGTGTGGCTGATAGGGCGGCCCAGCAGGCCTGCCTGGATCTCAAACTTGAGCAGGCCAGAGTCACGTGCATAGAACCTAGACAGAGAGGAGGCACAGGGGTGAGGACCTGGTCAGCTCAACACACACCAGTCTTCCACATGCCCCTGCCGCAAGCTCATGGCTGCTCCAGAAGGGAGCCACACGGGGACTAAGAGTTATGATAGCTCCAGTACGATACCAGCTGACAGAAGCAGGCCCCAGAAGATGCATGGGTGACACCCAAGCACACCTCCACTTGTTCACATTGTGTGTTCACGGGCTGCCCACGTCTGATCCCACACAGCCTGGGACACTCCAGGCCAGAGTCCCTTTCCTGAGACACATAGACCTCCCACCCTCTAGCAGACCCACACCAGCTGGGCCACCTGCAACcagtccaagtggccgcaaggacCAAACACATGGGCCTCATTGggtgcatgtcagcaggaagctggagtctggcagGGGGCCCTTCACCATGGGATGCTACTGCCCCACACCCATCTGAACATGTTAGGTTTAGGGGATGTCATTTTTCCTCAAATATGGGACCAGCTGCTCAGTGCCAGTCCAGCAGGAATGACACCAAAGAGGTGTGCTGAGGGTGTGGAGGGCTCCAGAATAGAGACCCAACATAGAAAGCTCGTAGCCCCCTTCAGAAGGAAGGCTTTCACAGTAGCTGACTCGATGCTGTCACTCCCAGGCTGTGACTGGTGCTAAATCCCCTCCAGTGGAACAGCATGGGCAGACTGCAGTCCAGCACCAGGGCAGTGATTATGGATGGAGCCAGATGGCCACGGGCTGGTAACCACCCTTGGCTGATCCAAGTGCCTGGATTCTCATacttcctgcctgtggcaccagtgtGCTCTgcgggtgccagttccagtcctggctgccccacatcccattcagctcctgctaaCAGCTGGGGAACAAGCAGAGGGTGGCCTAAGTACTTCAGCTGGTCTAGTCCCGGCCATTTGTGAATGACCTAGGGGATTGAAGgtatttaattttcctttcaaataaatcagcctTAAACTAGCATCTCCGTGATGAAGGCAGTGGCAGCCCCACCCACACACAAGGAACAGCCGGGGTTCCGAGCTctttgcagagaaagaaggaccCCCCCCAGCAGTGATGCACACAGAAGACACCCTGCAGCCCTGCACAGAATCCCCTGCACAGAATCACAGGTTGGGGACCTCCAGCTGCCGTACCTGATGGGGTGATCCCCACAAGTCTTGGGCCGCTCCATGACAGACACCCACTTGTCATCATAACTGAACAGAGACAGGTCCAGGTAAGGGCTGCCACTGTAGGACTGGGCACTGATGGGCAGCTGGCCCAGCAGCCGGCGCACAGCCTCCGTGTGTCCTCCGTACTTGGCATTTACGATGGTATCCTTGAACCTGTGGCAaagcacccacgagggagacagAGCTTCCACTTGTGGGTCTAccccgcaaatggctgcaatggccagggctgcaccaagagcttggaactccatctggagctcccatgtaggtgcaagagcccaagcattCAGGCTTATcctccagcttttcccagaccactagcaaggagctccaagtggagcagccaggattccaaccagcACCATGCTGGCATCACTGGTACACAGGGGGAAGCTGAAGACCACTGTACAAAATACCAGTCccaataagcaaatctttagaaaaatgaagacagGAACAGTGCCTCCCAGGGAAAAACAATCCCAACTGCTCATGTCTCCCATATTATTTTCCCTCACTGCCAGTGTTCCACCCCAGGCTCAGCCATAAGTTCTGTCCTGAGTCCTGCATCATTCCTTCAACACCTGAGTGGGCAGCCCACGTACCACAGGGGAGAAGAAAGGCAGGGAATTCCCCAAGGCCAGAGCTAGCCAAAGCTGGGTGGCCAGACCCAGAGCAGAAAATGGCCACTGCCGTGGCCCACCCTTTCCTGGTA from Ochotona princeps isolate mOchPri1 chromosome 6, mOchPri1.hap1, whole genome shotgun sequence encodes the following:
- the MRPS11 gene encoding small ribosomal subunit protein uS11m isoform X1 — its product is MQAVRAAGYWALRSCPWPRAAGVVAGARGLCDAPPPEAAEQAAARRGGFSIYPPLPGQESSLRWAGKKFEEIPIAHIKASYNNTQIQVVSATNQSLARTSCGTEGFRNAKKATGVAAQTAAIAAAAKASGKGVTHVRVVVKGLGPGRLSAIKGLTMGGLEVISITDNTPIPHNGCRPKKARRL